A DNA window from Boseongicola sp. contains the following coding sequences:
- a CDS encoding DUF1285 domain-containing protein, whose product MTKDDMAQNIVKPSAEGIAASARAASKRGLPPVHLWNPRDCGDLDMRIARDGTWFYLGTPIGRPELVRLFSTILRKDGDRYVLVTPVEKVGIQVDDAPFVAVDFTPMGEGDEQTLEFETNLGDTAVAGPDHPIRVERDPETGEPSPYVHIRADLEALIDRKSFYRLVDIGAHTDHNGASWFGLWSEGVFFPIIPSEELG is encoded by the coding sequence ATGACAAAAGACGATATGGCACAAAACATTGTGAAACCCAGTGCAGAAGGCATCGCGGCCAGCGCACGGGCGGCCTCAAAGCGCGGATTGCCGCCGGTTCACCTGTGGAATCCCCGCGATTGCGGCGATCTGGACATGCGGATTGCCCGCGACGGCACATGGTTTTATCTGGGCACCCCCATCGGACGACCCGAATTGGTGCGTCTGTTTTCGACGATTCTGCGCAAAGACGGCGATCGCTATGTGCTGGTCACCCCGGTTGAAAAGGTCGGTATTCAGGTCGATGACGCGCCCTTTGTTGCGGTGGATTTCACTCCGATGGGCGAGGGTGATGAACAGACTTTGGAGTTTGAGACGAACCTTGGCGATACCGCTGTTGCTGGTCCCGATCATCCAATCCGCGTCGAGCGCGACCCGGAAACCGGCGAACCATCCCCTTATGTTCATATTCGCGCCGATCTTGAGGCGCTAATTGACCGCAAAAGCTTTTACCGGCTTGTAGATATCGGGGCGCATACCGACCACAACGGCGCTAGTTGGTTTGGTCTGTGGTCGGAAGGTGTGTTCTTTCCAATAATTCCGAGCGAAGAGCTTGGTTAG
- a CDS encoding AAA domain-containing protein has product MSETPDLVGEIEALGEKLSAAKASITKRFIGQEQVVDLVLSAILCGGHGLLVGLPGLGKTRLVDTLSTVLGLDGKRVQFTPDLMPADILGSEVLETGTDGARAFKFIQGPVFCQLLMADEVNRASPRTQSALLQAMQEKSVTVAGESRDLPVPFHVLATQNPIEQEGTYPLPEAQLDRFLVQIDVPYPDRDTEHEILIATTGATEATSTQVFTGAELIAAQELVRRMPVGEGIVELILDLVRACRPESEGASDLVRDNVGWGPGPRAAQALMLTVRARALLSGRLAPSPEDVTAMAVPVLTHRMALTFAARARGMELREVIDQTVAVVTQAEAAA; this is encoded by the coding sequence ATGTCCGAGACCCCCGATCTTGTCGGCGAAATCGAAGCGCTGGGCGAAAAGCTGAGCGCGGCCAAGGCCAGCATCACCAAACGGTTCATCGGACAAGAGCAGGTCGTCGATCTGGTTTTGTCGGCGATCCTGTGTGGCGGGCATGGATTGCTGGTGGGTTTGCCGGGGCTTGGAAAGACTCGGCTTGTAGACACGCTGTCGACGGTGCTGGGGCTGGATGGCAAGCGGGTTCAGTTCACACCCGATCTTATGCCAGCCGATATTCTGGGATCAGAAGTGCTTGAAACCGGGACGGATGGCGCCCGTGCGTTCAAATTCATTCAGGGGCCTGTGTTCTGTCAGCTTTTGATGGCCGATGAGGTCAACCGCGCCAGCCCGCGCACGCAATCGGCGTTGTTGCAGGCCATGCAGGAGAAATCAGTGACCGTAGCGGGCGAAAGCCGCGATCTGCCGGTACCGTTTCACGTTCTGGCGACCCAAAACCCGATTGAACAGGAGGGAACTTATCCCTTGCCCGAGGCGCAACTCGACCGCTTCCTGGTGCAGATCGATGTGCCTTACCCGGATCGCGATACCGAACATGAGATTTTGATAGCAACCACCGGCGCGACCGAGGCGACATCAACCCAGGTCTTTACCGGAGCAGAACTGATTGCCGCACAGGAACTGGTGCGTCGGATGCCGGTGGGCGAGGGGATTGTTGAATTGATTCTGGACCTGGTCCGTGCCTGTCGCCCCGAAAGCGAAGGCGCGTCTGATCTGGTGCGCGACAACGTCGGTTGGGGTCCGGGCCCACGCGCCGCACAGGCGCTAATGCTGACGGTGCGGGCGCGGGCGTTGTTGTCGGGCCGTTTGGCTCCGTCTCCCGAAGACGTCACCGCAATGGCGGTTCCCGTCTTGACGCACCGCATGGCCTTGACGTTCGCGGCGCGGGCGCGAGGCATGGAGCTGCGAGAGGTGATTGATCAAACCGTCGCTGTGGTCACCCAAGCAGAGGCCGCCGCGTGA
- a CDS encoding DUF58 domain-containing protein gives MRAPATLRQQAETLAGPLPPLLAAAEHLATSVMSGEHGRRRAGQGDQFWQYRPSVSGDEARMVDWRRSARSDGLFVREKEWQAAQSVMLWLDTGQSMEFASAKGLATKADVARQLALALAVLLVRGGERVGLSNTGLPPRTGQIQLMRLTGYLGDASDASEYQPPELRGVPARSRSVFLSDFLGDIDAVEAALTKAADRGIDGALVQVLDPEEEAFPFDGRTIFESIGGSMAHETLKASDLRDRYLERLAERKDRLQALVRATGWQYHCHHTDRPAAGALLWLFGALERVH, from the coding sequence GTGAGAGCACCTGCCACCCTAAGGCAACAGGCCGAGACCCTTGCTGGTCCGCTTCCACCCCTTTTGGCGGCAGCCGAGCATCTGGCGACGTCGGTAATGTCCGGCGAACATGGGCGGCGGCGCGCGGGGCAGGGTGATCAGTTTTGGCAGTATCGCCCAAGTGTGTCCGGGGACGAGGCGCGCATGGTGGATTGGCGGCGTTCGGCCCGGTCCGACGGGTTGTTCGTGCGCGAAAAGGAATGGCAGGCGGCGCAATCGGTGATGTTGTGGCTGGATACCGGGCAGTCAATGGAATTTGCCTCGGCCAAGGGGTTGGCGACAAAGGCGGACGTTGCGCGGCAGTTGGCGTTGGCGCTGGCGGTTTTGTTGGTCCGCGGCGGTGAACGGGTTGGATTGTCCAATACCGGATTGCCGCCCCGCACGGGCCAGATCCAACTGATGCGGTTGACCGGCTATCTGGGCGATGCCTCGGACGCCAGCGAGTATCAACCGCCTGAATTGCGCGGCGTGCCAGCACGGTCGCGGTCGGTGTTCCTGTCGGATTTTCTGGGCGACATTGATGCGGTTGAAGCCGCGCTGACCAAGGCAGCGGACCGGGGTATAGATGGCGCATTGGTGCAGGTGTTGGACCCGGAAGAAGAAGCGTTTCCCTTCGATGGCCGCACAATCTTCGAAAGCATCGGTGGCAGCATGGCGCATGAGACGTTGAAAGCCAGCGACCTCAGGGATCGCTATCTTGAGCGCTTGGCCGAGCGTAAAGATCGCTTGCAGGCATTGGTCCGTGCGACCGGCTGGCAATATCACTGTCACCACACAGATCGCCCCGCAGCCGGGGCCTTGTTGTGGCTGTTTGGGGCGTTGGAGCGGGTGCATTGA
- a CDS encoding DUF4159 domain-containing protein, translating to MWSIGPIGFTAPWLLLGLVLLPILWLLLRAVPPAPIRRRFPGVALLLGLTDDETQTDRTPWWLLLIRTLAIAAAIIGFAGPVLNPKAEQVGSGPLLVLIDGTWADASDWSARMDRAGAALNEAAQAGREVALAVLTDLPPGELVFRTGDALVADLLGLEPKAWSPNAEEVAGWSAALEGGFDTLWLSDGLDWDWRAPLLDVLQEKGAVSVFEASRSVFGLKPARFEDGSIVIEAVRSRVGDAAGIDVSAFGLDPTGIERQLASLPLTFFLDAAAAEGELSLPPELRNRITRFEIDGRRSAGAVTLTDDALRRREVAILSARDEREGLQLLSPTHYLEQALIPNAELISGAIPDLVLANPDVIVLADIASLAGNEPDLLEDWVRDGGILLRFAGPRLAASDIGREAEDTLMPVRLRAGGRSVGGAMSWGEPKELRAFGPDSPFFGLAVPQDVRVSAQVMAQPDPTLSERTIATLADGTPLVTRKRMDAGQIVLFHVTANAEWSTLPLSGLFVQMLERLSISARPSQITAEDLTGTTWTPNRILTAGGLIEDAGNLPGVAGEDLAEAPLSADLQPGLYSGEDRRIARNVITPDTTLAATTWPAEVPVEGLGFIRDMPLKGLVLTLAMLALMADIIASLWLSGRLIGPRAQTAGLLLATLIALPHHAQAQTSDDDLAKALAAASEVTLAYIITGNSRIDQASEAGLSGLSRMLFRRTSIEPANPTAVNLETDELAVYPFLYWAVTPDQPRPSGTAYEKLNRYLRTGGMILFDTRDSDTARFGGGSPNGQKLQDLALPLDIPPLEPIPSDHVLTRTFYLLQDFPGRHAGRDVWVEAAPADAEQAEGMPFRNLNDNVTPVIIGGNDWAAAWAMDANNVPMFPVGRGFAGERHREIAYRFGINLIMHVLTGNYKSDQVHVPALLDRLGQ from the coding sequence ATGTGGTCCATTGGTCCCATAGGGTTCACGGCGCCCTGGCTCTTGCTAGGCCTCGTCCTGTTGCCGATCCTGTGGTTATTGCTGCGCGCGGTGCCGCCAGCGCCGATCCGGCGACGTTTTCCCGGCGTCGCACTGCTGCTGGGCCTGACCGACGACGAAACCCAAACCGACCGCACGCCTTGGTGGCTGTTACTGATACGGACACTGGCCATCGCCGCGGCGATCATTGGATTTGCGGGACCGGTTCTGAACCCAAAGGCCGAGCAAGTAGGTAGCGGGCCATTGCTGGTTCTGATCGACGGAACCTGGGCTGACGCATCTGACTGGTCGGCGCGCATGGATCGGGCCGGGGCCGCGCTGAACGAAGCCGCGCAGGCCGGGCGCGAAGTGGCTTTGGCTGTGCTGACGGACCTGCCACCGGGTGAACTGGTCTTCCGCACCGGTGATGCTCTGGTCGCTGATCTGCTGGGGTTGGAACCCAAAGCATGGTCTCCGAATGCGGAAGAAGTTGCGGGATGGTCCGCCGCGCTGGAGGGCGGTTTTGACACTCTATGGCTGTCGGATGGCTTGGATTGGGACTGGCGCGCGCCGCTTCTGGATGTGCTGCAAGAAAAGGGCGCGGTTTCGGTGTTCGAAGCATCTCGATCAGTTTTCGGGCTTAAGCCAGCCCGATTTGAAGACGGCTCCATCGTGATCGAGGCGGTCCGCAGTCGGGTCGGCGACGCCGCTGGAATTGATGTGTCTGCCTTTGGTCTGGACCCGACCGGGATTGAACGACAACTGGCGAGCTTGCCCCTGACCTTCTTTCTCGACGCCGCCGCTGCTGAAGGCGAACTCTCGCTACCGCCCGAATTGCGAAATCGGATTACCCGGTTCGAGATTGACGGGCGGCGCTCGGCAGGCGCTGTGACGCTGACGGATGATGCACTGCGCCGTCGCGAGGTGGCGATCCTGTCGGCCCGTGACGAACGTGAAGGCCTGCAACTGTTGTCACCAACGCACTACCTCGAACAGGCGCTGATCCCCAACGCCGAGCTGATATCCGGTGCAATCCCTGATCTGGTGCTGGCCAACCCCGACGTAATCGTTTTGGCCGATATCGCCTCCCTTGCGGGCAATGAGCCCGACCTGCTGGAAGACTGGGTGCGCGACGGTGGCATTTTGTTGCGGTTCGCTGGCCCCCGCTTGGCCGCTTCGGATATCGGGCGCGAGGCCGAAGATACGCTGATGCCCGTTCGTCTGCGCGCCGGTGGCCGCAGCGTTGGCGGCGCGATGTCCTGGGGCGAACCGAAGGAACTCCGCGCCTTTGGTCCCGACAGCCCGTTCTTCGGGCTGGCCGTGCCACAAGACGTCCGCGTCTCGGCGCAGGTCATGGCGCAACCCGACCCGACTCTGTCCGAACGCACCATCGCCACGTTGGCCGACGGCACACCGCTGGTCACCCGCAAACGCATGGATGCGGGGCAAATTGTGCTGTTCCACGTCACCGCCAACGCCGAATGGTCGACCCTGCCGCTGTCGGGCCTTTTCGTGCAGATGCTGGAACGCCTGTCGATCTCGGCCCGCCCCAGCCAGATCACTGCCGAGGATCTGACCGGCACCACCTGGACCCCGAACCGCATCCTGACGGCGGGCGGCCTTATCGAAGATGCGGGCAATCTGCCCGGTGTGGCGGGAGAAGACCTGGCCGAAGCCCCCCTCAGTGCCGATCTGCAACCCGGTCTTTATTCCGGCGAAGACCGTCGCATCGCCCGCAACGTTATCACCCCGGACACGACGTTGGCCGCCACAACATGGCCCGCAGAAGTCCCGGTCGAGGGGTTGGGATTTATCCGCGATATGCCGCTAAAAGGACTTGTCCTCACTCTGGCAATGCTGGCGCTGATGGCTGATATCATCGCCTCGCTTTGGTTGTCTGGCCGCCTGATAGGCCCGCGCGCGCAAACCGCCGGGTTGCTTTTGGCAACGCTGATCGCCTTGCCGCACCATGCCCAAGCCCAGACCAGCGATGACGACCTTGCAAAGGCGCTGGCTGCCGCTTCTGAAGTCACGCTGGCCTACATCATCACCGGCAATTCCCGCATCGATCAGGCCTCTGAAGCAGGGCTGAGCGGCCTTTCGCGGATGCTGTTCCGCCGCACTTCAATCGAGCCTGCAAACCCCACCGCCGTGAACCTCGAAACCGACGAACTGGCGGTCTATCCGTTCCTCTACTGGGCCGTGACCCCGGACCAGCCACGCCCCAGCGGCACCGCCTATGAAAAGCTGAACCGCTATCTGCGCACCGGCGGTATGATCCTGTTCGACACCCGCGACAGTGACACTGCCCGTTTCGGTGGCGGCAGCCCGAACGGCCAGAAACTGCAAGACCTCGCCCTGCCGCTGGACATCCCACCGCTGGAACCGATCCCGTCAGATCATGTCCTGACGCGGACATTCTATCTGTTGCAGGACTTCCCGGGCCGCCACGCAGGCCGCGATGTCTGGGTCGAGGCCGCACCCGCCGACGCCGAACAGGCCGAAGGGATGCCGTTCAGAAATCTTAACGACAATGTCACGCCCGTGATCATCGGCGGTAACGACTGGGCCGCAGCCTGGGCAATGGACGCCAACAATGTACCCATGTTCCCTGTGGGCCGGGGCTTCGCAGGCGAACGCCACCGCGAGATTGCTTACCGTTTCGGCATCAACCTGATCATGCACGTTCTCACCGGCAATTATAAATCCGATCAGGTTCACGTGCCTGCCCTTCTCGACAGGCTCGGCCAATGA
- a CDS encoding flavin reductase family protein, with product MFYRPENGHGLKHNPFNAIVTPRPIGWISTRGSDGSENLAPYSFFNAVAYVPPQVMFASTSAKPDRDGTKDSVSNIRETGVFCVNVVEYAMREAMSETSGAWGREIDEFELAGIERAECDTIACSRVVRSPASLECKLSQIVTLEGEANFLVLGEVTGVHLRDDCVSDGIFDVLSYQPLTRLGYRDYSRITEVFSLKRPGE from the coding sequence ATGTTCTATCGCCCCGAAAACGGCCACGGCCTGAAGCACAACCCCTTCAATGCCATTGTGACACCCCGGCCCATCGGTTGGATATCAACGCGCGGATCGGATGGGTCGGAGAACCTTGCACCTTATTCGTTCTTCAATGCCGTTGCTTACGTGCCACCACAGGTGATGTTTGCGTCAACCAGCGCCAAGCCGGACCGGGACGGGACCAAGGACAGTGTGTCGAACATTCGTGAGACCGGCGTGTTCTGCGTGAACGTCGTCGAATATGCGATGCGCGAGGCAATGAGCGAAACCTCTGGGGCCTGGGGCCGCGAGATTGATGAGTTTGAACTGGCGGGAATTGAGCGCGCCGAATGCGATACGATTGCCTGTTCGCGCGTGGTGAGGTCTCCGGCATCGCTGGAGTGTAAGTTGAGCCAGATTGTGACGCTGGAGGGCGAAGCGAATTTTCTGGTGCTAGGCGAAGTGACCGGTGTGCATTTGCGGGATGATTGCGTCTCGGACGGGATATTCGATGTGTTGTCTTATCAGCCGCTGACCCGGTTGGGATATCGCGATTACAGCCGGATTACTGAGGTGTTCAGCCTGAAGCGACCGGGCGAGTAA
- a CDS encoding GNAT family N-acetyltransferase, with the protein MYRLAPETPQDWWEVEALYDQCFAPGREALSSYRLRDDVPPVAGLSLVARDEADILAGAIRYWPVRIGQAPTLLLGPIAVHPTRQGEGLGALLVEESLDRATRWDRVLLVGDAPYYGRFGFKQLSGIEMPPPTNPDRILGRSLAPNAWDGVVGKVEKWSPA; encoded by the coding sequence ATGTATCGGCTGGCACCTGAAACGCCGCAGGACTGGTGGGAGGTCGAAGCGCTCTACGACCAATGCTTTGCGCCCGGGCGCGAGGCGCTGTCGTCGTACCGTTTGCGCGATGATGTGCCGCCCGTGGCTGGCCTCAGCCTCGTGGCGCGGGATGAGGCTGACATTCTGGCCGGAGCCATCCGCTATTGGCCGGTGCGCATCGGACAGGCGCCGACACTTCTGCTAGGCCCCATCGCCGTCCACCCGACACGTCAAGGTGAAGGTCTGGGCGCACTTTTGGTTGAAGAAAGCCTGGATCGCGCAACACGTTGGGATCGAGTATTGCTTGTCGGCGACGCACCTTACTACGGGCGCTTTGGCTTCAAGCAGTTAAGTGGGATCGAAATGCCCCCGCCAACGAACCCGGATCGGATACTCGGTCGGTCACTAGCACCCAATGCCTGGGATGGCGTGGTCGGAAAAGTCGAAAAATGGTCGCCGGCTTGA
- a CDS encoding aminotransferase class I/II-fold pyridoxal phosphate-dependent enzyme: protein MPFLSATLDRVKPSPTIAVSTLADELRAAGRDVIGLGAGEPDFPTPEHIREAGKRAIDDGKTRYTAVDGIPELKAAIVEKFRRENGLEYTPAEISVGTGGKQVLYNALMATLNPGDEVIIPAPYWVSYPDMVKLAGGEPVIVAASLESGFRITPEQLEAAITPKTKWLIFNSPSNPTGAGYSPDELRALMAVVERYPNVWVLTDDMYEHIAFPGFEFSTPAQVCPSLKDRTLTLNGVSKAYAMTGWRIGYAGGPSHLIAAMRKIQSQSTSNPSAISQWAAVEALSGPQDFIVDNVKIFRRRRDLVVAGLNAAKGISCPEPQGAFYVYPSIAGCIGKTSAGGALIESDEAFSTALLEETGVAVVFGAAFGLSPAFRVSYATSDAQLTEACARIQAFCAGLS from the coding sequence ATGCCTTTTCTATCTGCGACACTGGACCGCGTGAAACCTTCGCCAACAATCGCCGTTTCGACGCTGGCGGATGAGCTTCGGGCCGCCGGGCGCGATGTCATTGGGTTGGGCGCCGGTGAACCGGACTTTCCGACACCGGAACACATTCGCGAAGCCGGAAAACGGGCCATAGACGATGGGAAAACGCGCTATACGGCTGTTGATGGTATTCCCGAACTGAAGGCTGCGATTGTCGAGAAATTCCGTCGTGAAAACGGGCTTGAGTATACCCCGGCGGAAATCTCGGTGGGGACCGGCGGCAAGCAGGTGCTTTATAATGCTCTGATGGCGACGCTGAACCCTGGCGACGAGGTGATCATTCCCGCACCGTATTGGGTCAGCTATCCCGACATGGTCAAATTGGCCGGTGGCGAGCCAGTTATTGTTGCCGCTTCGCTGGAATCCGGGTTTCGGATCACGCCCGAACAGCTTGAGGCGGCGATTACGCCCAAAACAAAGTGGCTGATTTTCAACTCTCCATCCAATCCCACGGGTGCGGGGTATAGCCCGGACGAACTGCGCGCGCTTATGGCGGTTGTTGAGAGATATCCGAATGTTTGGGTTCTGACGGATGATATGTACGAGCACATCGCCTTTCCGGGCTTTGAGTTTAGCACGCCTGCACAGGTTTGCCCCTCTTTGAAGGATCGGACGCTTACCCTGAATGGTGTGTCGAAGGCTTATGCGATGACCGGGTGGAGAATTGGGTATGCCGGTGGTCCAAGCCATCTGATTGCCGCGATGCGAAAAATACAATCGCAGTCTACTTCAAATCCGTCGGCGATCAGTCAATGGGCCGCGGTTGAAGCCCTATCAGGTCCGCAAGATTTTATTGTCGACAATGTCAAAATATTTCGGCGACGACGCGACCTTGTCGTTGCCGGGTTGAATGCTGCGAAGGGCATCAGTTGCCCAGAGCCACAGGGGGCGTTCTATGTTTATCCGTCCATTGCGGGTTGCATCGGGAAAACCAGCGCTGGTGGCGCTCTGATAGAGTCCGATGAGGCCTTCAGCACCGCTTTGTTGGAGGAAACTGGAGTTGCGGTTGTCTTTGGTGCGGCCTTTGGACTGTCGCCTGCATTTCGGGTGAGCTATGCGACGTCGGATGCGCAGTTAACCGAGGCCTGCGCGCGCATTCAGGCATTTTGTGCCGGTCTGTCATGA
- a CDS encoding helix-turn-helix domain-containing protein produces the protein MNDLAEFNWYSNESSTFGDRLAAARESLGLSQSDLAKKLGVSADSVEGWENDVREPRANRLQMLSGVLNVSIPWLLIGEGDGLAAPGADEPQADLDDLMSEFRLLRSQMTKAADRMGVLEKRLKSAMTDHAA, from the coding sequence ATGAACGATCTTGCCGAATTCAACTGGTATTCGAACGAATCCTCAACATTTGGCGACCGTTTGGCCGCAGCGCGCGAAAGTCTCGGGCTTTCGCAGTCGGATTTGGCCAAGAAACTGGGTGTGTCCGCAGATTCGGTGGAAGGTTGGGAAAACGATGTGCGCGAACCGCGTGCGAACCGCCTTCAAATGCTTTCAGGTGTTCTGAATGTTTCCATTCCTTGGCTGTTGATCGGCGAGGGTGATGGATTGGCTGCGCCCGGCGCCGATGAGCCACAAGCAGATCTTGACGATCTGATGAGCGAATTCCGCTTGTTGCGCTCGCAGATGACTAAGGCCGCTGATCGCATGGGCGTGCTGGAAAAGCGCCTCAAGTCCGCCATGACCGATCACGCAGCATGA
- a CDS encoding succinate dehydrogenase assembly factor 2, with translation MTEARDVRLRRLKMRSWRRGTKEMDMILGPFFDASSGDLSDETLDHYETLLDENDQDLYQWVSGQIEPPAQFSVLVGTIRTYALSS, from the coding sequence ATGACCGAAGCCCGCGATGTGCGTCTGCGTCGTCTGAAGATGCGGTCCTGGCGTCGCGGGACCAAAGAAATGGATATGATTCTGGGGCCGTTTTTTGATGCGAGTTCCGGTGATCTCAGCGATGAAACGCTGGACCATTACGAAACGCTCTTGGACGAGAATGATCAGGATTTGTATCAGTGGGTCAGCGGCCAGATTGAGCCGCCCGCGCAATTTTCCGTTCTGGTCGGGACCATTCGCACATACGCGCTGTCCAGTTGA
- a CDS encoding winged helix DNA-binding protein, translating to MSMYQQVSDPEVGAVFKRDYLESLGMVERLHRLLLDVIKDEFERLGILEINAVQALLLFNIGDHEVTAGELKSRGYYQGSNVSYNLKKLVDMGFMHHQRCEIDRRSVRVRLTDKGRHVRKVVDDLFTNQAESLAGDSDIGAGKINQINDALGRIERFWSHQIRYIY from the coding sequence ATGTCAATGTATCAACAGGTTTCAGATCCAGAAGTGGGCGCAGTTTTCAAACGCGATTATCTGGAAAGCCTTGGCATGGTGGAACGTCTCCACCGGCTGCTACTGGATGTCATCAAGGATGAATTTGAACGCCTGGGTATTCTCGAGATAAACGCCGTTCAGGCTCTCTTGCTTTTCAATATCGGGGATCACGAAGTTACCGCCGGTGAACTGAAATCGCGCGGTTATTATCAGGGATCGAACGTGTCATATAACCTTAAAAAGCTGGTCGACATGGGCTTCATGCACCACCAGCGCTGCGAAATCGACCGCCGTTCTGTGCGGGTGCGACTGACTGACAAGGGCCGCCACGTGCGCAAAGTCGTCGATGACCTGTTCACGAACCAGGCTGAGTCATTGGCGGGTGACAGCGATATTGGCGCAGGCAAGATCAACCAGATAAACGATGCGTTGGGACGGATCGAAAGGTTCTGGAGCCATCAAATCCGCTACATTTACTAA
- a CDS encoding DUF1194 domain-containing protein, whose protein sequence is MRRRALPWMTTLQAIVASAAVAASMAAAGGAQAACRLALSLALDVSGSVDAEEYQLQLHGVADALTNSDVQAALLAIPELPVAMSVFEWSSASYQQVLVDWRLIESADDIAAVSQVLKSRSRSRAPNITGLGAAMVFGAEMMGRAPQCWKQTLDVSADGMNNDWPAPKHVMQDGSLGSMDINALVIVRRANNSTDYSEVDILEMTSYFEANVIRGPDAFIEVARGYQDYTTAMARKLLRELATRPVSTLPSPRSTLVEVRPAAYVASQ, encoded by the coding sequence GTGAGGCGTCGTGCCTTGCCTTGGATGACGACACTGCAAGCCATTGTGGCGAGTGCGGCCGTTGCTGCATCAATGGCCGCTGCCGGAGGTGCGCAGGCGGCGTGCCGATTGGCGTTATCATTGGCATTGGACGTTTCGGGGTCGGTGGATGCCGAAGAGTATCAGCTGCAGCTACATGGAGTCGCTGACGCTCTGACAAACAGCGACGTTCAGGCGGCCTTGCTGGCGATCCCGGAGTTGCCGGTTGCGATGTCGGTGTTTGAGTGGTCTTCGGCGTCTTATCAGCAAGTTCTGGTGGACTGGCGGCTTATTGAGAGCGCGGATGATATTGCTGCGGTCAGTCAGGTGTTGAAGTCACGGAGCCGGTCGCGGGCGCCAAATATCACCGGCCTGGGGGCTGCAATGGTCTTTGGAGCCGAGATGATGGGTCGCGCGCCACAGTGCTGGAAGCAGACGCTGGATGTATCGGCCGACGGCATGAATAACGATTGGCCCGCGCCGAAACATGTGATGCAAGACGGTAGCCTTGGGTCGATGGATATCAACGCGTTGGTGATTGTGCGGCGGGCGAACAACTCGACGGACTACTCCGAGGTCGATATTCTTGAGATGACATCATATTTTGAGGCGAACGTCATTAGGGGGCCCGATGCGTTCATTGAGGTGGCCAGAGGATATCAGGACTACACTACAGCAATGGCACGCAAGTTATTGCGCGAGCTGGCGACGCGGCCAGTTAGCACGTTGCCATCGCCCAGATCGACATTGGTAGAGGTCCGGCCAGCCGCCTATGTGGCCAGCCAATAG
- a CDS encoding lactoylglutathione lyase, with the protein MGIEYLHTMVRVKDLDVSIKFFQLLGLEETKRTSSEGGRFTLVFMAPPGQANAAVELTYNWDGDDGLPSDSRHFGHLAYRVDDIYALCQHLMDNGVEINRPPRDGHMAFVRSPDNISIELIQRGDDLPKQEPWASMESVGHW; encoded by the coding sequence ATGGGCATCGAGTATTTACACACTATGGTCCGGGTGAAAGACTTGGACGTCTCAATCAAATTTTTTCAGCTTTTGGGGTTGGAAGAGACAAAGCGAACCAGCAGCGAAGGTGGGCGTTTTACCTTGGTGTTCATGGCACCTCCGGGTCAAGCGAATGCGGCGGTAGAGTTGACTTATAACTGGGATGGCGACGACGGGTTGCCATCGGACAGCCGTCATTTTGGTCATCTGGCATACCGTGTGGACGATATTTACGCTTTGTGTCAGCACCTTATGGATAATGGGGTGGAGATTAACCGGCCTCCGCGTGATGGGCACATGGCTTTTGTGAGATCGCCGGACAACATATCGATCGAGCTGATACAGCGTGGCGATGATCTGCCGAAACAAGAGCCCTGGGCCAGCATGGAAAGCGTCGGGCACTGGTGA